Proteins encoded in a region of the Rickettsia bellii RML369-C genome:
- a CDS encoding peroxiredoxin, with protein sequence MKVFVGKTAPDFTATAIMPNNNVEGEFTLSRYAKGHKIILFFYPLDFTFVCPSEIIAFHNKLGEFTERNTKVVSVSVDSHFSHLAWKNTPHSKGGLGQVQFPMVSDLKKEISSMYNVLNDGGISLRGTFLIDEDFVVRHMLVNDLPIGRDINYTLKVIDALAHNQKHGEVCPAGWHKGEEAITPSHEGIAHYLSSHAEKL encoded by the coding sequence ATGAAAGTATTTGTTGGCAAAACTGCCCCAGATTTTACCGCTACAGCAATTATGCCTAATAATAATGTAGAAGGTGAATTTACTCTTAGCCGTTATGCTAAAGGACATAAAATTATATTGTTCTTTTACCCATTGGATTTTACTTTTGTATGTCCATCGGAAATTATAGCATTTCATAATAAACTTGGTGAGTTTACTGAAAGAAATACTAAAGTAGTGTCAGTTAGTGTTGATTCACATTTTAGCCATTTAGCTTGGAAAAATACTCCTCATAGCAAAGGTGGACTTGGACAGGTTCAATTCCCAATGGTTTCTGATCTTAAAAAAGAAATTTCTTCAATGTATAACGTGCTTAATGATGGTGGTATTTCACTACGTGGTACTTTTTTAATAGATGAAGATTTTGTAGTACGTCATATGTTAGTTAATGATCTGCCAATCGGTCGTGATATTAATTATACATTGAAAGTAATAGATGCATTAGCTCATAATCAAAAACATGGTGAAGTTTGTCCGGCAGGTTGGCATAAAGGTGAAGAAGCTATTACTCCATCGCATGAGGGTATCGCACATTACTTAAGCTCACATGCAGAGAAACTGTAG
- a CDS encoding SPFH domain-containing protein: MEYALLIFSIIAILVIIQMVKVVPQQQAWVVEKLGKFDKVLQPGLNLLIPVIQRVAYKHTLKEEAIDVTAQTAISNDNVTLSIDGVLYVKIIDPMAASYGVNNPYYAITQLAQTTMRSEIGKLPLDRTFEERETLNVAIVAAINQAAINWGIQCMRYEIKDIQPPQSILKAMELQVAAERQKRAQILESEGNRQAKINHAEGEKAQIVLNSEASYTDQVNRAKGESEAIGLVATATAKSIETIAAAMQKTGGSEAVSLKIAEQYINAFGNLAKDTNTVILPANLSEPSSFITQTLGIFNQLKTSSEKKESK, translated from the coding sequence ATGGAATATGCATTATTAATTTTTAGTATCATAGCTATCTTGGTTATAATACAAATGGTTAAAGTTGTGCCTCAGCAACAAGCTTGGGTAGTGGAGAAATTAGGGAAGTTCGATAAGGTGTTGCAACCTGGTTTGAATCTCTTAATTCCGGTAATTCAAAGAGTAGCATATAAGCATACTTTGAAAGAAGAAGCGATAGATGTTACTGCACAAACTGCTATTTCAAACGATAACGTAACATTATCTATTGATGGTGTTTTATATGTAAAAATCATTGATCCAATGGCAGCTTCTTACGGTGTTAATAATCCTTACTATGCAATAACCCAGCTTGCACAAACTACTATGCGTTCGGAAATTGGTAAATTACCGTTAGATAGAACTTTTGAAGAACGTGAAACCTTAAACGTTGCTATTGTTGCAGCTATTAACCAAGCAGCGATAAATTGGGGTATACAATGTATGCGTTATGAGATCAAGGATATCCAGCCACCGCAATCTATCCTTAAAGCTATGGAGTTGCAAGTAGCGGCAGAGCGTCAAAAACGTGCACAAATCTTAGAGTCTGAGGGTAATAGACAGGCAAAGATTAACCATGCGGAAGGGGAAAAAGCACAGATTGTTCTAAATTCAGAAGCTTCCTATACTGATCAAGTTAATAGAGCAAAAGGTGAATCTGAAGCGATTGGTTTAGTTGCAACCGCTACCGCTAAAAGTATTGAGACTATAGCAGCTGCGATGCAAAAAACTGGTGGTAGTGAGGCGGTATCTCTTAAAATAGCCGAGCAGTATATTAACGCATTCGGTAATTTAGCTAAAGATACTAACACAGTAATTTTACCTGCAAATCTTTCAGAGCCAAGTAGTTTTATTACTCAAACTCTAGGTATATTTAACCAATTAAAAACTTCTTCAGAAAAGAAAGAAAGTAAATAA
- a CDS encoding polyprenyl synthetase family protein: MDIIVKIQQDLKDEVAQLNNLIISCLKSDEELIEKVGKYLLEAGGKRIRPLLTIITAKMFDYNGDSHIKLASAVEFIHTATLLHDDVVDDSTLRRFKPTANVIWGSKTSILVGDFLFSQSFKLMVASGSIKAMNVLAKASAIISEGEVVQLVKLNERRLINIEEYQQIVKSKTAELFGASCSVGAIIANQSDDISKNMEEFGKLLGTIFQVIDDLLDYLGNDKQVGKNIGDDFLEGKVTLPLIFLYDKLEKDDKAHLKNMIKSDNRTKEEFVQICDLMVKHKISKDIINHLNSLENEAISLLNKIPVQNIYKEYLFSIIRFILDRSY; encoded by the coding sequence ATGGATATTATAGTAAAAATACAGCAAGATTTAAAAGACGAAGTAGCCCAGTTAAATAACTTGATTATTAGCTGTTTAAAAAGTGATGAAGAGTTAATAGAGAAAGTCGGTAAATATTTACTGGAAGCAGGTGGCAAACGAATTCGTCCTCTATTAACTATTATAACTGCTAAAATGTTTGATTATAATGGCGATAGTCATATAAAGCTTGCAAGTGCCGTGGAATTCATTCATACAGCAACTCTACTTCATGACGATGTAGTAGATGACAGTACGCTCCGAAGATTTAAGCCAACTGCTAACGTTATTTGGGGAAGTAAAACAAGTATTTTAGTTGGTGATTTTCTTTTTAGTCAATCATTTAAATTAATGGTAGCTTCTGGCTCTATTAAAGCCATGAATGTTTTAGCAAAAGCTTCAGCAATAATTTCAGAAGGTGAGGTAGTGCAGCTAGTTAAGCTAAACGAGCGTCGTCTTATAAATATAGAAGAATATCAGCAAATTGTTAAATCCAAAACAGCCGAATTATTTGGTGCTTCTTGCTCTGTTGGAGCTATCATAGCAAATCAGAGTGATGATATTTCTAAAAATATGGAAGAGTTTGGAAAATTACTCGGTACTATATTTCAGGTTATAGATGATCTGCTTGATTATCTCGGTAATGATAAGCAGGTAGGAAAAAATATCGGTGATGATTTTTTAGAGGGGAAAGTGACACTGCCGCTAATTTTCTTATATGACAAATTAGAGAAAGACGATAAAGCCCATCTTAAAAATATGATAAAGTCAGATAATCGTACTAAGGAAGAATTTGTGCAAATATGTGATTTGATGGTAAAGCATAAAATTAGTAAGGATATTATAAATCATCTGAATAGCTTAGAAAATGAAGCTATTAGCTTGCTTAATAAAATCCCCGTTCAAAATATTTATAAAGAGTATTTATTTTCTATTATTAGGTTTATTTTGGATCGTTCTTATTAG
- a CDS encoding helix-turn-helix domain-containing protein gives MNKLNQKYIGSNFDNFLNEIGILEEVTAVAHKRILAEQIKQIMEQKHITKTEMAEKMETSRSAVNRLLNPNNPNVTLDTLDRAAIALGMKLNISLN, from the coding sequence GTGAATAAACTTAATCAAAAGTATATTGGTTCTAATTTTGATAATTTTCTTAATGAAATAGGAATATTAGAAGAAGTTACAGCAGTAGCCCATAAGCGTATTCTTGCTGAACAAATAAAGCAAATTATGGAACAAAAGCATATAACAAAAACAGAAATGGCTGAAAAAATGGAAACTAGTAGATCAGCCGTAAATAGACTTCTAAACCCTAATAATCCTAATGTTACTCTTGATACCCTTGATCGTGCTGCGATTGCTCTAGGAATGAAATTAAATATTTCTTTAAATTAA
- a CDS encoding type II toxin-antitoxin system RelE/ParE family toxin: protein MKKTFNCQIVPKTLNVKFYRSISEKEPVREWLLELEPKDCKTIGTDIKTIEYSWPVGMPICKSLGKGMYEVRSNLTDGKIGRVFFCIVDSEMILLHGFIKKSQKTPNKELDLAFKRKKEVEL, encoded by the coding sequence ATGAAAAAAACTTTTAATTGCCAAATTGTACCAAAAACTCTTAATGTAAAATTTTATCGATCTATCAGTGAAAAAGAACCAGTACGTGAGTGGCTGCTTGAGTTAGAACCTAAAGATTGTAAAACTATTGGTACAGATATTAAAACTATAGAATACTCTTGGCCAGTTGGAATGCCTATATGTAAATCTTTAGGTAAAGGAATGTATGAAGTAAGATCAAATTTAACAGATGGTAAAATAGGAAGAGTATTTTTTTGTATAGTAGATAGTGAAATGATCCTGTTACATGGATTTATAAAAAAATCTCAAAAAACTCCTAATAAAGAGTTAGATTTAGCATTTAAAAGAAAAAAAGAGGTAGAATTGTGA
- the tlc3 gene encoding nucleotide exchange transporter Tlc3 — protein MLPPKTFFEKVKEIIWPIERKELKLFIPMALMMLCILFNFGALRSIKDSLVVPSMGAEIISFLKLWLVLPACVIFTILYVKLSNKFNFEYVFYIIVGSFLLFFLFFAYIIYPNQEAYHPNNEIINSLITSYPNFKWFIKIASKWSYGLMYIFAELWSAVVINLMFWQFANHIFDTNKAKRFYPVLGMVGNIGLILAGSVLVFFSGNKIIDPELLPNSFDASVNLTSQTTEMLQPIMSIIVAAGVISMLLFRIINKSILTDSINVLDSKKVKAKTKTKLSVLESIKLVINSKYIGRIALLIICYGLLINIVEGPWKAKVKELYPSTIDYVHFMGRFNILMGISCVTFMIIGSNILRRLGWFFSALLTPIMLSITGLMFFIFIIFIEEIGSCFGNFNLLYAAIIVGAIQNILSKSSKYSLFDSTKEMAYIPLSLELRTKGKAAVEVIGTKFGKSLGAFIQSLIFIIIPTATFDSIIIYLLVIFIVMISLWIWDVVKLNKEYTELCK, from the coding sequence ATGTTGCCGCCCAAAACCTTTTTTGAGAAAGTTAAGGAAATAATTTGGCCAATAGAAAGAAAGGAATTAAAGCTTTTCATACCTATGGCATTAATGATGCTATGTATTCTTTTCAATTTCGGAGCATTGCGTTCTATAAAAGATAGCTTAGTAGTACCCTCTATGGGAGCAGAGATTATTAGCTTTTTAAAATTATGGTTAGTATTACCCGCATGCGTGATCTTTACAATACTTTACGTTAAGCTAAGTAATAAATTCAATTTTGAATATGTTTTTTATATTATAGTTGGTAGCTTTTTATTATTTTTCTTATTTTTTGCATATATTATTTATCCAAATCAGGAAGCTTATCACCCTAATAATGAAATAATAAATAGCTTAATAACATCTTATCCTAACTTCAAATGGTTTATTAAAATAGCCAGTAAATGGAGCTATGGACTTATGTATATCTTTGCAGAGTTATGGAGTGCTGTAGTTATAAACTTAATGTTCTGGCAGTTTGCTAACCATATTTTTGATACTAATAAAGCAAAAAGATTTTATCCAGTCCTTGGAATGGTTGGTAATATCGGTCTAATACTTGCAGGTAGCGTTTTAGTATTTTTTTCAGGTAACAAAATAATTGATCCTGAATTATTACCTAATTCTTTTGATGCATCAGTTAATTTAACCTCTCAAACAACAGAGATGTTACAACCTATTATGTCAATAATTGTTGCAGCGGGTGTTATTTCTATGCTGCTATTTAGAATAATAAATAAATCTATTTTGACTGATTCTATAAATGTTTTAGATTCAAAGAAAGTTAAGGCTAAAACAAAAACTAAACTTTCGGTTTTGGAAAGTATTAAGCTAGTAATTAACTCGAAATATATAGGTCGTATTGCCTTATTAATAATCTGTTATGGCTTATTGATTAATATTGTAGAAGGACCTTGGAAAGCAAAAGTAAAAGAACTATATCCAAGTACTATAGATTATGTTCATTTTATGGGCAGATTTAATATTTTGATGGGCATATCATGCGTTACTTTCATGATAATAGGCAGCAACATCCTTAGAAGACTAGGTTGGTTTTTTTCTGCATTATTAACACCTATTATGTTATCTATAACCGGATTAATGTTTTTTATTTTCATAATTTTTATCGAAGAAATAGGATCATGTTTTGGTAATTTTAACCTTTTATATGCCGCAATAATTGTTGGAGCAATTCAAAATATCCTGAGTAAATCATCTAAATACTCACTCTTTGATTCAACAAAAGAAATGGCATATATCCCGTTATCGCTTGAACTTAGAACTAAGGGTAAAGCTGCCGTGGAGGTAATAGGTACAAAATTTGGTAAATCACTCGGTGCATTTATTCAGTCTTTAATATTTATAATTATTCCTACTGCTACTTTTGACTCTATAATAATATATCTATTAGTAATTTTTATAGTTATGATTAGCTTATGGATTTGGGATGTTGTAAAGTTGAATAAAGAATATACTGAGTTGTGTAAATAA